In Oryza brachyantha chromosome 1, ObraRS2, whole genome shotgun sequence, the following are encoded in one genomic region:
- the LOC107303593 gene encoding peptidyl-prolyl cis-trans isomerase FKBP65-like: MAPLPELGEPDENFHNLWLRVDEEEEERLPPHPGFHKWTIRKPHGRKKARAWRQFYSTVPGDGANSFYCHEAQVRFTGRLLDGTQFVSSQENGSPHMFILGQENVMHGFNFAVSSMLPGEKAVFTIPPELAVTKAGSPASIPSNIPPNQTLWFKIELINLFTITDLFEDEGILKKIVKIQIVHPAIN; the protein is encoded by the exons ATGGCGCCGCTGCCGGAGCTGGGCGAGCCTGACGAGAACTTCCACAACCTGTGGCTGCGGgtagacgaggaggaggaggagaggttgCCGCCTCACCCTGGATTTCACAAGTGGACTATCAGGAAGCCTCACGGCCGCAAGAAGGCCAGGGCTTGGCGCCAGTTCTATAGCACCGTTCCGGGGGATGGAGCAAACAGCTTCTACTGCCACGAGGCCCAAG TTCGTTTCACAGGACGACTTCTTGATGGTACTCAGTTTGTTTCAAGCCAAGAAAATGGTAGTCCACATATGTTCATACTAGGGCAAG AGAATGTGATGCATGGCTTCAACTTTGCTGTCAGCTCAATGCTACCAGGAGAGAAAGCTGTATTCACAATCCCCCCAGAGCTAGCTGTGACCAAGGCTGGGTCCCCTGCCAGTATCCCATCAAATATACCTCCAAATCAAACACTGTGGTTTAAGATTGAGCTCATCAATCTGTTTACTATAACTGATTTATTCGAAGACGAGGGAATATTGAAAAAGATCGTCAAGATTCAA ATAGTGCACCCAGCTATAAATTAA
- the LOC107305591 gene encoding uncharacterized protein LOC107305591, which translates to MTKVFGYNLENQEAETKLREILTQEFLEDSPEVDNVDEMDRCSKLATFELQSGSSRKLKRKHRYRGGVFFVPDVAGGRNAASTPAAAAAAGATTAASATASRNAAPESSGAAKADRAFLFPCFGSSPTK; encoded by the exons ATGACTAAG GTATTTGGCTATAATCTGGAGAACCAAGAAGCAGAAACAAAACTGCGAGAAATATTGACGCAAGAATTTCTTGAAGATTCACCAGAAGTTGACAATGTTGATGAGATGGATAGATGCTCTAAG CTTGCTACATTCGAGCTTCAGTCAGGTTCTTCTCGCAAACTGAAGCGTAAACATCGGTACCGGGGAGGCGTTTTCTTTGTCCCTGATGTCGCGGGAGGACGAAACGCTGCTTcaactcccgccgccgccgccgccgctggtgctacaacggcggcgagcgccacAGCAAGCAGAAACGCTGCTCCAGAAAGCTCAGGCGCAGCCAAGGCGGACCGTGCTTTCCTCTTCCCGTGCTTCGGTTCATCGCCTACCAAGTGA
- the LOC102701766 gene encoding CXXC motif containing zinc binding protein yields the protein MVFYALYVWADLDNLTNLQPGGGCDDPNYPYYFKLRCENCGEVSAKATCVSIGEVVDLPTGRATANLVQKCKLCGRDGSIVMIPGHGTPLSIEESQNETGTCLMVFDCRGCEPIDFAFGDGWKAESLEGTSFDIDCSEGEFADYDEKGECPVGLGKLRSEFRVVKKQESRGKTKFV from the exons atggtgTTCTACGCGCTGTACGTGTGGGCGGACCTGGACAACCTCACCAACCTGcagcccggcggcggctgcgacgACCCGAACTACCCCTACTACTTCAAG CTGCGATGCGAGAACTGCGGGGAGGTCAGCGCCAAGGCCACCTGCGTCTCCATCGGCGAGGTCGTTGACCTGCCCACCGGCCGCGCCACCGCTAACCTTGTCCAGAAG TGCAAGCTTTGTGGAAGGGATGGATCGATTGTGATGATTCCTGGGCATGGGACACCACTGAGTATTGAGGAGAGCCAAAACGAAACGGGAACTTGTTTGATGGTTTTTGACTGCAGAGGCTGCGAACCTATTGATTTTGCTTTTGGTGATGGCTGGAAGGCTGAGTCT TTGGAAGGAACTTCATTTGACATTGACTGCTCTGAAGGCGAGTTTGCTGATTACGATGAGAAGGGAGAGTGTCCTGTAGGTTTGGGCAAGCTGCGGTCAGAATTCAGAGTG GTGAAGAAGCAGGAGAGTCGTGGGAAGACTAAATTTGTCTGA